The nucleotide sequence TGGCGTCGAACCCTAAAATAAACTGTGAACGCATCCCGTCTCGactcggcgctcggcgcggatggTTTTTCaggcgatcgccgacgcgggggtaACAACGGCGCTCCTCGCATCTTATCAACAAAACAAAtacggacgcggcgatcttcagcgacgccgcgacgatgacgtcgcccgcggagggcgcccgcgcggtccgcTCCCTTCGGTCTCGCGTCGTGTGGGCTCGGGGTCGAtcccgagccgcgcgcggcggattcTTCATCGATTCAAAGTCGAACCCtccgggcgccgcgtcctcagtcgacgcgcgccttcttcgccggcgcctcctcttcgtcttcgtcgtcgtcatcctcctcgtcgtcgaagtctTCGCTCTCggggtcctcgccgccttcgaagtcgtcctcgtcctcgtcgtcgtccatcgggGGCCCGACGAGGTTGGCGGtgccgaggtcgtcgtcgtcgtcctcatcgtcgtcatcttcttcgtcgtcatCTTCGTCGAAATCGTCGATGCCGGCGCTGAGACGGGCGACCtgatcgtcctcgtcctcgtcgtcgtcctcgtcgtcctcgtcttcgtcgaaatcgtcctcgtcctcgtcgtcgtcgtcgtcgaagtcctcctcctcgtcctcgtcctcgtcgtcctcgtcgtcgtcgtcgtcgatgagtCGCTCgttcccgtcgacgtccgtgCCGTCGAGGAAGATGAGCGTGGGAAACATGGCGAAGAGGGCATGTCGGTAGGTGTCGGAGCCGTCGGCGCACGGGCAGCCCTCGAGGTCGATGGCGGTGAGCTTGAGTCCCTCGAGGggcttgagctcgtcgagcgacGCAATCTTGTTGCCGCCGATGCTcagctcctcgaggttggtgagcttggcgaggttctccaggccgccgccgatgcggttgtccgcgaggaggagcttgCGGAGGGCCTGCAGGTTCGGGAAGTTGTCGAGGGAAGCGATGCCGCATCCCTGGACAGAGAGTtcctcgcacgcggcgaggccgtccAGGCCGACGACGTTCTGCGACTGGCACATGTTGTCCAGCACGACCGAGagcagctcctcgacgggctGCCCGAAGTCGTCGGCGATCTGCTTGATGGCCTGCGGCGATGTATGACGATAACGGGTGGCGAACGGTCATCGGGGAGCGACGTCGAAGGACGGGGTTggaggggcgcgcgcacgcgcggacgccgtcacgtcgcggggcgacgcgggatcTGGTAATGTCGCCGTTGGCGCGTGAGATTCTCGGGGGCGGTGTGCCAAGTCGCACCTGCTCCATCTTGCCGACTGGAAAGCGGCGCtgggcgagagcggcgcgggttTCCTCTGGTGACACGGGTACGGTGAGACGACTCTGCGTCGTTCACGCGCTCCGACGCTTGCTGGGCGTGCTGCGCGCCTGCCAGGGAGCCGTCGGGTGCCGAGGAAGAAAAAgcgaacgcgccggccgAAAATATTTTTTTGCATATGCGTTTCTCCGCTCGAACGTGCATAGGAGGTGGGCGATGAATCGTACGGCGAGCAGTCAGAATTGTGCCCGCGAATCAGCGCCACCTATGCTCGTTTTCGCGCAGCGGAAGAAAACGCGGATGCAACGTTTTTTTCTCGTCTTCTATGGGCATTTGGTCTCAGCTCTCCAGCTGGAAGTAATTCCGCCTGTGGTTCGGTTCCATTTTTTATTTCAAACTGCTGTGGATACGGACACGGATGGTGGCGGTGGGCTGGTAGCGGAACTATTTGGTTATGGGCTGTCACAGTTATTACACGTCAAAGCTGCTCCTCGCAGCAGTCACTCGACTGTTTCATAATCTATACTCCTGCAGCTACTCCTGCACGACGATGTAGAACGAGTCCCAGTACGTGTCACCATTCTCGTACACCATGGCACACTTACCGCTCGCAGTAGTGGTATAGTGGTACAGTTCATCCgtgcctccgtcgcgccggaggtTCATGCCATAGTTATGTGCGTGCCAATTATTCTGAATGCTTGATGCCTGACCAACCTTTCCATTCCGTCCACACGACCAGCAGTAGTCACCAGTAGTCGAGTCGCAACCGGTCTGACCGTCATAAAAACTCGAGCACGAGCCCATGGCGAGCTGACCCGTCATAGCCATTATCACGTTCTTTGTCCCTGAGCTGAAAATGGCGTGAGCGTCACAACTGCTCCAGTGCGAATCCACGATGTCGAGACAATTTGTGTTGCACTCGGAGTCCCCTCTCGCCTTTGATCGCTCCAGGCACATCTTCGCGGATTTGATGTTGATGGCTTCCAACTCAGCGTTGCCGATGTAGAACGCATTGGGATTTTGAAACCCAGCGGCGAtttccgcggcggaggaaggAAGATCCTTGACGCTGTTGTCATCCACCAAGCTGAACACGACTCTGCCGCCTGTCCGGTACAGATCCCGGGCACACGAGTTTGGGTTAACGGGTGTTGGGTTAACATAGCTCGGCCAATCATCAGCGTTCGTCTTCACGTTCATCGGCCTCGGGCAGTGCGACCTGtagtccctcgccgcgcatcgGTTCGGATCGACGTTGAACCCGTACTTTTTCATCTTCACCCACGGATGTATAGCGTAGGGCCacggctcggcgacggcaaaGTCGCCGAGGAAAACCGAGGGCAAGTCGTCGCCCATCGACCCGGGACCGTCCCCGCGATACTGGGTATCGCCGtagccgagctcgccgtaGGCATTTCTACCCCAGCATTTCATACTGCCGTCGTCCAGTTGCGCGCACGTGTGCTCGAAACCGACGGCGATGAACTTCGCCGATCGACCAGACCCAAAGTCGACCGCGGGTAAGCCGTCGCCCATCGACTCGGGGGAGTTGCCGCGATTCGTGATGTCGCCGTAGCCGAGCTGCCCGTAGGGGTTGGCGCCCCAGCATTTCGTACTGCCGTCGTCCAGGATTGCACACGTGTGGTGGTTAGCGGTGGCGATGAACTTTGCCGATCGACCAGACCCAAAGTCCACTGCGGGTAAGTTGTCGCCCATCGACCCGGGGGAGTTCCCTCGAGTATTGGTGTCACCGTAGCCGAGCTGCCCATTGTCGTTGCGACCCCAGCACTTCACGCTGCCGCCGTAAAGCATCACGCACATTCTGGAATTACCCGCGGCGACAGTCTTGACCGTCGGTGAGAagtgcaccgccgcgaggctgccTCCACTGTTATAATTATTGGTGTTGCCGTAGCCGAGCTGCCCATAGCCGTTGCCGCCCCAGCActtcacgccgccgtcgcccaggATCACGCAGGTGTGGTCAGCACCGAGGGCGATGAACTTTGCAGACTGACCAGGCCCAAGGTCCACTGCGGGTAAGTTGTCGCCCATCGACCCGGGGGAGTTCCCTCGAGTGTTGGTGTCACCGTAGCCGAGCTGCCCATTGTCGTTGCGACCCCAGCACTTCAtaccgccgtcgtccaggaTCACGCAAGTGTGGTAATGACCGGTGGCGATGAATTTAGCAGACCGACCAGACCCCAGGTCGACCGCAGGTAAGTTTTTGCCCATCGAGGTGGGGAGTTCCCCGCGATTATCGGTGTCGCCGTAGCCGAGCTGCCCATTGGCGTTGCGACCCCAGCACCTCAAGCCGCCATCATTCAGGATTGCACATGAGTGCTCGAAACCGACAGAGAGACTTTTCACCTTGACAGCAAGCGACGACCCTCCGAAGTCCAGGATGGGCAACGCGTCGCCCATTTCCCCAGCAGAGTCACCGCGCCTACTGGTGTCGCCATACCCGAGCTGACCATAGTTATTCTGGCCCCAGCACTTCATCTCTCCCGCCATCGAGACGGCGCAGGTGGTCTCCGCTGAGGCGGCCAGGTAGACGTGCGGCCCTTCAGACGGAAACGTGAGGGAACATGCGGTGTTCTCTTTGTAGGGATCGTCCCCGGCTGCCCTGACCCAGCCAATCCTGCACGCGACGCACAGTTTGGACTCTACGCGCTCGTTCTCGAGGCAGGGAAGAAAGTTCCACTGGCTCGGCGGTCCATCCGTGGAGTTCATCCCGTCAATGCGAGCAGAGTGAGCCAGCCAGGCGTCGGCTCCGGTGAacatccccgccgcgttggctCCTTGCGCGAATGTCCATCCCGTGATTGCCTGGTGGAAGCTCGATCTACCGGCAAATAGATCCTGCGCGTCGGTAACCTGTGACACGTCCCATTCCGGCATGTCCGAGCATCCCACAGCGCCGCACCGCCTCATCACCGGGTCAGGGTGCCAGCACAACCTGTCCGAAGAGCAGCACCTTTCCCCTGAAGGAACCGCATCTAGACACGGGGCCAAGATCGCCTTCAATCCATCACCATCCGGAAACCTCCATGCACATGTAGCCTCCTGCGTCAGCACCCGGTCGGTGCACGACGTCACGCCCTGCAGCACATACCCGGGGTGGCACTCGGGGACGCAGGACGTGCCGCTCACGAGGGTGTCGGTGCAGttgccgacgtcgccgttgaGGGGTGGCGTGGACGCATCGCACGCGTCATCTATGCGAAcccacgcggcgggtggaccggcggtggcgccgctcgATGACGTGTAGAATGCAACCTCGCCGCACGCCTGGTGGGAGCTGTCGGAGCCGCAGTTGTGGAACCTCGATTCCCAGGCGGACGCATAGGCAAACATACCCGCCATGTTCGTGGCCAAGCTGGTATCCCACCGCGTtatgtccgcgttgaacgcggcggcagAAAGAAACATAGCGTCCATGTTCGTGACCGAGCTGACGTCCCACCGCGatatgtccgcgttgaaAACTGGGGCCCACTGAAACATACCTTCCATGTTCGTGACCGAGCTGACGTCCCACCGCGATATGTCCGCGTCGAACTGGCCGGCTTGATAAAACATATAATACATGTTCGTAACCGAGCTGACGTCCCACCGCGAgatgtccgcgttgaacgcggcggcgttttgAAACATAGTACGCATGTTTGTGACCGAGCTGACGTCCCAACCCGatatgtccgcgttgaactgGCTGGCGCCGTAAAACATCATCAGCATGTCCATCACAAGAGACACGTCCCACCGCGatatgtccgcgttgaagGATCCTTTGTCGCGGAACAGGCTGTTCATATCCGTCACCTTCGACACGTCCCAATCGGTCATCTcggccgtccccgccgcgccgcagtTCGCGCCGTGGTTGCAGCACGCCACGCCGGTGGGATCCACGCGGAGGCAgttgtccaccgcggtcttCAGCGCGTTTTGGTCGGGAAAAGCGCACGTCGTGTCGCCCGACGCCGggtcgtctccggcggctCTGAGCCCGCCCCACGGGCACGGCGCGCACAGGCCGAGCTCCACGTGCTCGTTCGCCGGGCACGCGTCCAACGACCAGTCTCCGGGCGGGCCGTCTGTCGTGTCGAGTGAATCATCGCGCGACACCCGGGACAGCCAGGCGTCAGCGCCCGAGAACATCCCCGTCGTCtcggcgccctgcgcgaACGTCCATCCCGCGAGATCCTGGTAGAAGCTCGACGCGCCCTGGAACatgccccgcgcgtccgtgaCCTGCGACACGGCCCACCGGCTGATGTCCACGTTGAAACCGGTCATATCCTGGAACAGGTAGCTCATGTCCGTCACGCGCGAGACATCCCAGTGGGGCATGGTAGGCTCGCAGAACCGATCGCCGAtgcacgcgtccaccgccgccttgagctcaGCCCTGGTGCTGACCTCGGGGACGCACACGGCCTCCTGCGTCAGCACCCGGTCGGTGCACGACGTCACGCCCTGCAGCACATACCCGGGGTGGCACTCGGGGACGCAGGACGTGCCGCTcacgagggcgtcggtgcagttgccgacgccgccgttgtcgggtggcgtggacgcgtcgcacgcgtcgtcttTGCGGAcccacgcggcgggtggaccgTCGTTAGAGCCGCTCGATGACGCGTAGAATGCAACCTCGCCGCACGCCTGGTGGGAGCTGCTGTCGGAGCCGCAGTTGTGGAACCTTGATTTCCAGGCGGTCGCAGAGTAAAACATTTGAAACAAATACGTGACCATGCTGGTATCCCACCGCGTTatgtccgcgtcgaacgcgtaGGCTTGATAAAACATCCGTTCCATGTTCGTGACCGAGCTGACGTCCCACCGCGatatgtccgcgttgaacgcgtTGGCCCTAAAAAACATGGACTTCATGCTCGTGACCGAGCTGACGTCCCACCGCGATatgtccgcgtcgaacgcgttggCACCATAAAACATACTCTGCATGTTCGTGACCGAGCTGACGTCCCACCGCGatatgtccgcgttgaaTTGAGACTTGCCATTGAACAAAGATAGCATGTCCGTCACCAGCGACACGTCCCAATCGGTCATCTcggccgtccccgccgcgccgcagtCCGCGCCGTGGTTGCAGCACGCCACGCCGGTGGGATCCACGCGGAGGCAgttgtccaccgcggtcttCAGCGCGTTTTGGTCGGGAAAAGCGCACGTCGTGTCGCCCGACGCCGggtcgtctccggcggctCTGAGCCCGCCCCACGGGCACGGCGCGCACAGGCCGAGCTCCACGTGCTCGTTCGCCGGGCACGCGTCCAACGACCAGTCTCCGGGCGGGCCGTCTGTCGTGTCGAGTGAATCATCGCGCGACACCCGGGACAGCCAGGCGTCAGCGCCCGAGAACATCCCCGTCGTCtcggcgccctgcgcgaACGTCCATCCCGCGAGATCCTGGTAGAAGCTCGACGCGCCCTGGAACatgccccgcgcgtccgtgaCCTGCGACACGGCCCACCGGCTGATGTCCACGTTGAAACCGGTCATATCCTGGAACAGGTAGCTCATGTCCGTCACGCGCGAGACATCCCAGTGGGGCATGGTAGGCTCGCAGAACCGATCGCCGAtgcacgcgtccaccgccgccttgagctcaGCCCTGGTGCTGACCTCGGGTTCGCACACGGCCTCCTGCGTCAGCACCCGGTCGGTGCACGACGTCACGCCCTGCAGCACATACCCGGGGTGGCACTCGGGGACGCAGGACGTGCCGCTCACGAGGGTGTCGGTGCAGttgccgacgtcgccgttgaGGGGTGGGGTGGACGcatcgcacgcgtcgtctaTGCGAAcccacgcggcgggtggaccgacggtggcgccggtCGATGACGTGTAGAATGCAACCTCGCCGCACGCCTGATGGGAGCTGCTGTAGCCGCAGTTGTGGAACCTTGATTGCCAGGCGGACGCATAGGCAAACATACCCACCATGTTCGTTGCCGAGCTGGTATCCCACCGCGTtatgtccgcgttgaacgcggcggcgttaaCAAACATCTCATTCATGTTCGTGACCGAGCTGACGTCCCACAGCGATATatccgcgttgaacgcgtAGGCTTGATAAAACATAGCACGCATGTTCGTGACCGAGCTGACGTCCCACCGCGAgatgtccgcgttgaacgcggcggcatAATAAAACATCAAGTACATGCTCGTGACCGAGCTGACGTCCCACCGCGatatgtccgcgttgaagGATTCTTTGTAATTGAACAAGTCGTTCATGTCCGTCACCAGCGACACGTCCCAATCAGCCATCTcggtcgtccccgccgctccGCAGTCCGCGCTGTGGTTGCAACACGCCCTGCCGGtggcatcgacggcgaggcagttgtccaccgcggtcttCAGCGCGGCTTtgtccgcgaacggcgcggcgaacgcgcctgGCGAGTCGACGAGGATGAAAaccgcgacgatcgacgcGATGTTGATCGCGTTCAACCTCGAGGGACTCTCCctgtcgcggcgtcgacgcgaggcggcgacttttcccggcgccgtcgcgcgcatgGCGGGCGGGCTCGTTTCGCTTCTGTTGGCGAGGTTCATGCGTCGTgaggggcggggcgacgtcAATGGGTGTTGTCGGGGGTGTGGTGAAGGGGTCGatgtcgacggcgcgggcgcgggatcggGGATGCGCTTCCGAGATTTTCGAGTTCCCCACGCGCGTCGAATACGACGACACCGGTCATCGAGACGACCGTGAAACCGGGGCGCGGGAGTTGGGCCCACACGTGAGCGGGTTGTGGTTTATGATGGAGAACGTGGGCCGAGGATTGGGGAGAGGTTCGGCGGgtggcgcgccgaggcttcACTTCGAGGATTCGGTCGaaaaggcgcgcgcgatgcgcggcgacgtccgtgTTGAGGCTCCAGCCTCGAGACACGGGCGGGGCTggcgcgtccgggtcccACAAGAAACTCGAACGATCGTGTTGAATCTTCGGATAGGCGGGGCGCCAAGAACGGGGCGGTCGGGCTCTGGCGCGGCCGCGCACCTGCTGAGATGTCGTgcagcgacgcgtgcgcgatgCCCGGTCTCGGTGCGTCGTCAGGGCCGCGGGTGGATGAAAAAAccgcgcgggttcgtcgcgacgcgcgttcgaggccgacgcgcgcgtaaCTGTGTCTTTCTCCTGTCGGAGCTGAAAGGGCCGCGTGGAGCGTGAAAGGGCCGCGGATTTTTTCACGTCGTCAAATTCGGAATGTCCGATTAAAAGTGACCATTTTACAAGTACAACGGTTTAGACCACGTCAGCAGCTGCCAC is from Micromonas commoda chromosome 12, complete sequence and encodes:
- a CDS encoding predicted protein; translated protein: MEQAIKQIADDFGQPVEELLSVVLDNMCQSQNVVGLDGLAACEELSVQGCGIASLDNFPNLQALRKLLLADNRIGGGLENLAKLTNLEELSIGGNKIASLDELKPLEGLKLTAIDLEGCPCADGSDTYRHALFAMFPTLIFLDGTDVDGNERLIDDDDDEDDEDEDEEEDFDDDDDEDEDDFDEDEDDEDDDEDEDDQVARLSAGIDDFDEDDDEEDDDDEDDDDDLGTANLVGPPMDDDEDEDDFEGGEDPESEDFDDEEDDDDEDEEEAPAKKARVD
- a CDS encoding predicted protein, producing the protein MKCWGRNDNGQLGYGDTNTRGNSPGSMGDNLPAVDLGPGQSAKFIALGADHTCVILGDGGVKCWGGNGYGQLGYGNTNNYNSGGSLAAVHFSPTVKTVAAGNSRMCVMLYGGSVKCWGRNDNGQLGYGDTNTRGNSPGSMGDNLPAVDFGSGRSAKFIATANHHTCAILDDGSTKCWGANPYGQLGYGDITNRGNSPESMGDGLPAVDFGSGRSAKFIAVGFEHTCAQLDDGSMKCWGRNAYGELGYGDTQYRGDGPGSMGDDLPSVFLGDFAVAEPWPYAIHPWVKMKKYGFNVDPNRCAARDYRSHCPRPMNVKTNADDWPSYVNPTPVNPNSCARDLYRTGGRVVFSLVDDNSVKDLPSSAAEIAAGFQNPNAFYIGNAELEAINIKSAKMCLERSKARGDSECNTNCLDIVDSHWSSCDAHAIFSSGTKNVIMAMTGQLAMGSCSSFYDGQTGCDSTTGDYCWSCGRNGKVGQASSIQNNWHAHNYGMNLRRDGGTDELYHYTTTASGKCAMVYENGDTYWDSFYIVVQE
- a CDS encoding predicted protein; translation: MADWDVSLVTDMNDLFNYKESFNADISRWDVSSVTSMYLMFYYAAAFNADISRWDVSSVTNMRAMFYQAYAFNADISLWDVSSVTNMNEMFVNAAAFNADITRWDTSSATNMVGIYLFQDMTGFNVDISRWAVSQVTDARGMFQGASSFYQDLAGWTFAQGAETTGMFSGADAWLSRMTDWDVSLVTDMLSLFNGKSQFNADISRWDVSSVTNMQSMFYGANAFDADISRWDVSSVTSMKSMFFRANAFNADISRWDVSSVTNMERMFYQAYAFDADITRWDTSMVTDMNSLFRDKGSFNADISRWDVSLVMDMLMMFYGASQFNADISGWDVSSVTNMRTMFQNAAAFNADISRWDVSSVTNMYYMFYQAGQFDADISRWDVSSVTNMEGMFQWAPVFNADISRWDVSSVTN